One segment of Brassica napus cultivar Da-Ae chromosome C3, Da-Ae, whole genome shotgun sequence DNA contains the following:
- the LOC106359038 gene encoding probable disease resistance protein RPP1 isoform X3, with amino-acid sequence MDSSFSLLVICTAAIGFLSILGTLLVVYRKFRSNTQNKTMASSSSSSSSPSPSLPHNWKHHVFPSFHGADVRTNFLSHFVKELRSKGIDLFTDNNIERSESIGPELTEAIKGSRIAIVVLSKNYASWTWCLNELVEIMKCREEFGQTVMSIFYQVEPTHVKKQTGDFGKVFRKTCKGKTKDEIQRWKHALTEVALIAGYHSTNWENEAEMIEVIATDVFNKLNLSAPCSDFDGLVGMESHMVNMGPLLRLDSDEVRKIGIWGPPGIGKTTLARLLFNQCSQVFQLSVFMDNIRTNYPAPACSDDYSVKLDLQKQFMSQLTNDKGIMIPHLGVVKDRLKDKRVLVVLDDVDRSVQLEAIAKETCWFGPGSRIIITTQDQTVLKASRINHLYRVPSPSYSEALEIFSMYAFGQKSPYDGFEKIAREIATLSGELPTGLRFMGSYFRGKSKKMWENELPRLRTSVDGGLGSIIKFTYDALCVEDKERAHHYVSSLPDVELTERMETVLGKGLSEVRPKLTITNQDVKENVNTSERASRGMSSNGLVHTVYIYCADKLQYSFANHLSLDFHRKGIYASVNCNETLDKIEEASGFVVVLSKNYLSSPSCLDKLVKVLQCRRKHVQLVVPVFYGISPSDVAVQEQESDDRIRDWTSALQELRELPGIHSRETEGKMIEDIVAHVSNKLYNSAPSSDFGCLVGIESHMTDMESLLQLDSDDVRRVGILGPPGIGKTTIARSLFNRHSRDFQLSVFMDNIKPEYAKRSVLDLQKQFMSQITSEMGIKIPHLGVAKNRLNDKKVLVVLDDVDQSVQLEAMANETWFSPGSRIVFTTRNQEVLKASGINHLHSVNSPSYNEALQIFCLYAFGQTSPCYGYEKLAQEITTISGELPAGIRFMGSYFRGKSQEEWENELPRLRTRVDGGLRSIMEFTYDALCAEDKKLAHHHISSLSDGLSERIETFSGKVLSQELTITNQDVKARKC; translated from the exons ATGGATTCTTCTTTCTCCCTACTTGTAATCTGTACTGCTGCAATTGGATTCCTCTCGATTTTGGGTACGCTGCTTGTGGTTTATAGAAAATTCAGATCCAacacacaaaataaaacaatggcttcttcttcttcttcttcttcttctccttcaccatCTTTGCCTCACAATTGGAAACACCATGTCTTCCCAAGCTTCCACGGGGCTGATGTCCGCACAAACTTTCTCAGCCACTTTGTCAAGGAGCTCAGGAGCAAAGGAATCGACCTATTCACTGACAATAATATAGAGAGAAGTGAGTCGATTGGTCCTGAGCTCACAGAAGCTATTAAAGGATCTAGGATTGCTATTGTCGTGCTCTCCAAGAACTACGCCTCTTGGACATGGTGCTTGAACGAGTTGGTTGAGATCATGAAGTGCAGAGAAGAGTTTGGTCAAACAGTGATGTCCATTTTCTATCAGGTGGAGCCAACTCATGTAAAGAAGCAGACTGGTGATTTTGGGAAGGTCTTCCGAAAAACTTGTAAAGGGAAAACAAAGGATGAGATCCAAAGATGGAAACATGCTTTGACGGAAGTGGCCCTAATCGCAGGTTACCATTCAACAAACTG GGAGAATGAAGCAGAGATGATTGAAGTTATTGCCACTGATGTTTTCAACAAGTTGAACCTTTCCGCACCATGCAGTGATTTCGACGGCTTAGTTGGGATGGAATCCCATATGGTAAATATGGGACCATTGTTAAGGCTAGATTCCGACGAGGTGAGAAAAATAGGGATTTGGGGTCCGCCTGGAATAGGTAAGACAACCCTTGCTAGACTTCTGTTCAACCAATGCTCCCAAGTTTTCCAGCTGAGTGTCTTTATGGATAATATCAGAACAAACTACCCGGCACCAGCTTGTTCCGATGACTATAGTGTGAAATTGGATTTACAGAAGCAGTTTATGTCTCAACTAACCAATGATAAAGGTATCATGATTCCACATTTGGGAGTTGTCAAAGACAGGTTGAAAGACAAGAGAGTTCTTGTCGTCCTTGATGATGTAGATCGGTCAGTACAACTAGAAGCCATTGCGAAAGAAACTTGTTGGTTTGGTCCTGGGAGTCGGATTATCATCACCACACAAGATCAAACGGTTCTAAAAGCAAGTCGGATCAACCATTTATACAGGGTGCCTTCACCATCATATAGTGAGGCTCTTGAAATCTTCAGCATGTATGCTTTTGGTCAAAAGTCCCCATATGATGGTTTTGAGAAGATTGCTCGGGAAATTGCAACACTTTCTGGTGAATTGCCTACGGGGCTAAGGTTTATGGGTTCCTACTTTCGGGGGAAGTCCAAGAAGATGTGGGAAAATGAACTACCAAGGTTAAGGACTAGCGTTGATGGAGGATTAGGGAGCATTATAAAGTTCACTTATGATGCCTTATGTGTTGAAGATAAAGAAAGAGCTCACCATTATGTATCTTCTTTACCCGATGTTGAATTGACTGAGAGAATGGAAACGGTTTTAGGAAAGGGTCTCTCGGAAGTGAGGCCAAAGCTTACCATCACAAACCAAGATGTGAAG GAAAATGTTAATACAAGTGAAAGAGCTTCCAGAGGAATGTCTTCTAATGGATTAGTACACACCGTATATATCTACTGCGCAGATAAATTACAGTACTCTTTTGCCAACCACCTCTCCTTGGATTTCCACCGGAAAGGCATTTATGCATCAGTAAATTGCAATGAGACTCTGGATAAGATAGAGGAAGCAAGCGGCTTTGTGGTGGTTTTATCCAAGAATTACCTGTCCTCCCCCTCGTGCCTGGACAAGCTCGTGAAGGTTCTTCAGTGCCGAAGGAAACACGTCCAGCTGGTGGTTCCAGTGTTCTATGGTATTAGTCCATCAGATGTGGCGGTGCAGGAGCAAGAGTCAGATGATCGGATAAGAGATTGGACTAGCGCGCTCCAAGAGTTGAGAGAATTACCAGGCATACACTCTAG GGAGACTGAAGGAAAGATGATTGAAGATATTGTCGCTCATGTTTCAAACAAGTTGTACAACTCTGCTCCATCCAGTGATTTTGGGTGCCTAGTTGGGATAGAATCTCATATGACAGATATGGAATCATTGTTACAGCTAGATTCTGATGATGTGAGAAGAGTAGGGATTCTGGGTCCGCCTGGGATTGGTAAGACCACCATTGCTAGATCTCTATTCAACCGACACTCCCGAGATTTCCAACTGAGTGTCTTTATGGACAATATCAAACCGGAGTATGCAAAACGGAGTGTGTTGGATTTACAGAAGCAGTTTATGTCTCAAATAACCAGTGAGATGGGTATCAAGATTCCACATTTGGGAGTTGCCAAAAACAGGTTAAATGACAAAAAAGTTCTTGTTGTCCTTGATGATGTGGATCAGTCAGTACAACTGGAAGCTATGGCGAACGAAACTTGGTTTAGTCCTGGGAGTCGGATTGTTTTCACAACACGAAATCAAGAGGTTTTAAAAGCAAGTGGGATCAACCATTTACACAGCGTGAATTCACCATCATATAATGAGGCTCTTCAAATCTTCTGCCTATACGCTTTTGGTCAAACGTCCCCATGTTACGGTTATGAGAAGCTTGCACAAGAAATTACAACAATTTCTGGTGAATTACCGGCAGGTATAAGGTTTATGGGCTCCTATTTTCGGGGAAAGTCCCAGGAGGAGTGGGAAAATGAACTACCAAGGTTAAGGACTAGAGTTGACGGAGGATTGAGGAGTATTATGGAGTTCACTTACGATGCCTTATGTGCTGAAGATAAAAAACTAGCTCACCATCATATATCCTCTTTAAGCGATGGATTGAGTGAGAGAATAGAAACGTTTTCAGGAAAGGTTCTCTCGCAAGAGCTTACCATCACAAATCAAGATGTGAAGGCAC GAAAATGTTAA